A segment of the Odoribacter splanchnicus DSM 20712 genome:
ATTTTTCAAAAGCTTTGTCAAGCATATCATATATCTGCTCAAGGTTTGGCGATTTAGAGATGTTGTAAGATACGATTTCGCCATTGAACATATCGAGGATTGGAGACAGATACAACTTAGTCGAACCAATGTTTATCTGTGTCACATCGGTCGCCCATTTCTGATTGGGTGCCGATGCAGCAAAATCACGGTTAATGATATTGGGAGCGATTCTACCGACTTCGCCTTTGTATGAACGATAACGCACTTTGCGTATCTGACTTTTGATATTCATGGACTGCCTTAGTCTTTGAACAGTCTTATGGTTGATTATAAAACCACGGTTCCGCATCTCGGCGGTAATGCGCCTATAGCCATAACGCCCTTTATGTTCATGGAAAATAGCTTTGATATTATCTTTTTCATTAACATATTTATCCGCGGCTCTCAACCGCTTAAGATGATAATAGAACACGGAACGAGCCATCTTTCTTAACTCCAACAATAAGTCAAGAGGATATTCGGACCTTAGTTCGTCGATGGCTTTTGCCCATTGAGACGTGCTCGGGCTTCCTGTTCCTCGACTAAGGCCTTCACTTTTTTTAGCAGCGCGTTCTCTGCCCTCAGACGGAGGTTTTCCGCCTGAAGTTTTTCAAGTTCTGTCTGTGGCTCTTGCTTTTTCGGTCTTGCCATTGGGTCTTTCGGTGGACGTCCACGCCTGTTATATTGTCGCAATGAATCATATCCATAAACTCTTGCCTTGCAAACCCATGACTCAAAGGCCGTTCGGCTGATTTTATTTTCATTGCATATCTGGCGCAAAGTTACACCATTTTCAAGAAAATCCCGCACTAACTCTATTTTCCTTTCAGAAGAAATAACTATGGAGGACTTGCGGTTCAATCCGTTCTCCCCGTATTTCTGGTAGCGATCAATCAAGTCTTCCAAATAATGCTGTCCTAGATGATATTGTTCGCATAGGTGGCTCTGGGGTACCCCAGAGAGAGCTTGAGACACAATGTTAAACTTTTCTGCGAATGTTCTTTTCATAAGCAAACTGCACTCCAAAAGTTTTATGTCTAACTTTCGGGGTGCAGTTCAACGACAACCTCAACCTTTTTTTTGTTGTTATCCACGCATTCATAACATTTGAGATTTTTGGGTGCTGGCGCATGATGCCATACCAATGATGATGGTCGCTAATGCCAATGTTTTTATTGTATTCATATTCTTTATGATTTTATATTTCTTAATTGTTACTTACCTATAGTGCATCTTACACCTACATTGAGATTGAAGTTCAGCGGTTTCTCCTTGTAGATAGTCTGGAGCGAAGAATGGTCATCTAAATGATAGCTTACGCCCGGCTCTGCATAAATACCGACATTGTCAAGCACGTCAAACTGCACGCCGAAAGCCACATTTACAGACATTTGCAAAGGCTTGCTGTCAATGTTGACAGTCTCTTTCTTCTTTGTCGCATTATTGATGACATATTCTTTCGTGACATTTCCCGATACGCATTTTTCTGCAAGTACACCTGCCGAGCCATATAGATTGAACCTTTTGTATGACCATGCATTATATTTCATGTTGACAGGAATTCCTACATAGTTCAGCCTTTGCTCGCCCGTAAAGTAGTTCTCTTTTGTTCCGTCTTTCATGTCGGAAGAGAGACGAGTGTATGTAAGTCCGCTTTCGATGATCCAATGCTCGTTAAGTGTGTATGCCACTTTCACACCAATGCGTACAGGCAAGCGGTGCTTGTATTCTGTCTTCACCTCCTTTCCCTGATTGAATATGTTGATGCCGAGCATAGGGGTGTCCTCCCAGTCAGAATCATCTGGACCAGTTGCGACAGCAGGGGCACCAATAGATGTTATGGTTCTTGATGCCCCCACCGATCCCATTGCACTTGTACTTACAATCCAACGTGGCGATGTGGACGAAGAGGCGTGACGCCTTGCGTCAGAGTTGTAAGCCACAAGACTGCCGTAATTGCTGTTGTGATGATAATTGTTTGCTTTCTTGCTCTCATTCTCACGTTTCGGCAAATTTTCTTTGTCGGCAGTTGTATTCGTTTCTTTTGAATTGTTGGCATCATCCACCTCACGGTTGTCAGACGCTGTTTCCAAAGATTTCTCATCATTAGCATAAGATAACAATGTATCAATGTCACCAACAGATTTGTGTACTATGGTCGTAATGATGCGTGGCACAGGTGAGTTGCAGGCAATAGGATTATTGCCGTCATCAGCAACGATATTGCCTTTAGGGGATGGCTCTGCTGGTGTATGTGCTATTTGTAGATTTGTCATTTCTGATGGCGTTTGACCATCGTTTGCGTATTCAGAATATATTGAATATCCTATCAACAAAGCCACGCTTGCAGCGGCTGCAGTATACGCTGTGCGCCGTAGCCAGTAGGTTTTGAAAGGTCTGCCGCCATGCATATAGCCACCATTCTCATCAGTCGTTCCTTTGCGAATGTCCTCCCAAAGTCCTTTTGGTGCATCTTTCTCATAGTTGCCCAAACGGTCGTGTATGTCTTTTTGCCAATTATTTTTCATACGTTAAATGGAATTGATGGTTCTATAATGTTTTATCTTCTGCGCCAGCATTGATTTGGCCTTGTGCAGCTGCGAAGCTGAAGTGTTCTCCTTTATGCCCAGCAATTGGGCTATTTCCTTGTGATTCTTGTCGTCAATGACATAGAGATTGAATACAGTTCGGTATCCATCGGGCAACTCACGTATAAACTGATGAAGTACATCGGTAGGTATGTCCTCAGTCTCCATACTGTCGCCATCTGCAATGTTCATATCTTTATCATCGATACTATCAATGGGCAAACGGCTGTTGTTGCGTACAAACTTCAGGATCTCATTGAGAGTAATTTTTGCCATCCATGCTTTCAAAGACCCCTCTCCACGATACTTGAAACTATCCAGAGAAGTAAATATCTTGATGAACGATTCTTGTAGCACGTCCTTAATGTCTTCGTCTTCTGTAATGTAGCGCGAGCAGAGTGCAGACAGATATCGCCCATGCCTGCGATAAATCCACTCGGTGGCAGTATTGTCGCCATCGAGTGCCTTTCGCAACCATCGTTCCTCTTCCGTTTCTTTTCTGAATGTTATGCCGAACATGATGTTTATAGGGTTAAAAGCCTTGGAAACAGCGAAGTGCAAATGCCTTTACCATACAGCAAAAAGCATTTGCACTATCTCGTAACAACGAGTTTCTTATTTTGTTACTGTAACAACTACCGTAGCAGTTTTTTTGTTTTTGTCTGTGATGGTGATAGTTGTGCTTCCAACCTTCACTCCCTTTATGGTAAGTTTGGCGTCCTTGACGGTAGCAGTGGCGATCTTATCATCTTTGCTTGCAGCCGTATAAGGTGTTGTACCTCCACTAATGTTTACTACATCTTCCTTACCAACCGCAATACTTGTCTTGGCTTTGTCCACGACAACACCATCAACCACGGTAATTCTCAAACTGCCAGTCACCTTCTTGGAGTCAGTAACAAGAACTGTAGCCTTGCCAGCCTTAACTCCTTTTACCGTAATTGTAGCCTTGTCAACAGTTACGGTGGCGGTCTTGTCATCGCTTGATTTAGCGGTGTAAATACCATCTCCACCTGCTACCTTTACATTCTTTGTGCCGCCAACGGCAACTGAAACGGTTGAAGGATTGAACTTGATGGCGGGAGTGTTGTCATCATCGTCAGAGCATGAAGCAAATGCCACTGCAAATACGGCACAAACGATTAATGTTGCAAACTTAAAGAATTTCATTGATTTCATTTTATTCTATAATTTTGTCGTTTAACTTATGCGCCACGGCATGAGTATGCGTCCATCTACAGCCTTAGCACGATTGTTTTTTTCGAGTACTCTCATTCCCTTAAATGAAGAGCAATGTAAAATCTTGCCTGGGAAAAATATTTTTTTCGATTTTTATTCTATACGATGCAAAAATGAGGGTGTTTCGGCATTGTACACCGATGTGACCGTATGCATTTTGAGCGACAGTTCGGCAGACTTTTTGCCACTGAACGACAGCCAATTGAGTTTTATCTTCAGTTCTTTAGGATGTTTCTTCCATAGTGAGTTGAGGTCAAATGCTATAAGTGCATCCCCCATTCTTCCGTTGGTGTCACCTTGGGCATTGTGGCGCAAGTCGAACTCATATACATTATCCTTGTTCACACCGCTCACAAGATTAATAACATGTTTGGT
Coding sequences within it:
- a CDS encoding Ig-like domain-containing protein, with protein sequence MKSMKFFKFATLIVCAVFAVAFASCSDDDDNTPAIKFNPSTVSVAVGGTKNVKVAGGDGIYTAKSSDDKTATVTVDKATITVKGVKAGKATVLVTDSKKVTGSLRITVVDGVVVDKAKTSIAVGKEDVVNISGGTTPYTAASKDDKIATATVKDAKLTIKGVKVGSTTITITDKNKKTATVVVTVTK
- a CDS encoding RNA polymerase sigma factor: MFGITFRKETEEERWLRKALDGDNTATEWIYRRHGRYLSALCSRYITEDEDIKDVLQESFIKIFTSLDSFKYRGEGSLKAWMAKITLNEILKFVRNNSRLPIDSIDDKDMNIADGDSMETEDIPTDVLHQFIRELPDGYRTVFNLYVIDDKNHKEIAQLLGIKENTSASQLHKAKSMLAQKIKHYRTINSI
- a CDS encoding helix-turn-helix domain-containing protein yields the protein MKRTFAEKFNIVSQALSGVPQSHLCEQYHLGQHYLEDLIDRYQKYGENGLNRKSSIVISSERKIELVRDFLENGVTLRQICNENKISRTAFESWVCKARVYGYDSLRQYNRRGRPPKDPMARPKKQEPQTELEKLQAENLRLRAENALLKKVKALVEEQEARARLNGQKPSTN
- a CDS encoding outer membrane beta-barrel protein produces the protein MKNNWQKDIHDRLGNYEKDAPKGLWEDIRKGTTDENGGYMHGGRPFKTYWLRRTAYTAAAASVALLIGYSIYSEYANDGQTPSEMTNLQIAHTPAEPSPKGNIVADDGNNPIACNSPVPRIITTIVHKSVGDIDTLLSYANDEKSLETASDNREVDDANNSKETNTTADKENLPKRENESKKANNYHHNSNYGSLVAYNSDARRHASSSTSPRWIVSTSAMGSVGASRTITSIGAPAVATGPDDSDWEDTPMLGINIFNQGKEVKTEYKHRLPVRIGVKVAYTLNEHWIIESGLTYTRLSSDMKDGTKENYFTGEQRLNYVGIPVNMKYNAWSYKRFNLYGSAGVLAEKCVSGNVTKEYVINNATKKKETVNIDSKPLQMSVNVAFGVQFDVLDNVGIYAEPGVSYHLDDHSSLQTIYKEKPLNFNLNVGVRCTIGK